Proteins encoded together in one Coffea arabica cultivar ET-39 chromosome 2c, Coffea Arabica ET-39 HiFi, whole genome shotgun sequence window:
- the LOC140035652 gene encoding uncharacterized protein, whose translation MQLPVGFKAPKFTKYDGTGNPKTHLRIFANKLGRPIDDENLPVRLFPESLEGDALDWYSTLKPEDMKSWMDLSTAFVRQYEYNCELAPTRTTLEGTKRKPSEDHKTYAKRWRKLAAKVEPPMTENEIVRTFIKAHDPPYFEEIFRMTGCSFAEIVNKLEEYDEFIRAGKIVNVSALKSQLEAMQSQSGSSKKAQFKKKDEEASFVWDQGFSSRPRYQQNPTYSPCYLYQPHPRPVYNTTINHPRPRPNYPNTPSTPFHVSPPNLQIRPRPPFNPRPIPSPNPSYQYQQTRDTQNPTPYRTFTNLGRPVDQLYEQLKAAGKIGTVPPKTYPRGFPPGYDPQSFCAYHSGSPGHPTANCWALKHKIQDMIDAGDIILKRKDEQGPSVSNNPFPQHKDTVGTITIEEGIEDPTQYIVDEAEIMGVIGEPFILEEEAYKVEENTDPFILEMIPFECEPSELVVLELPEQTPVLNLQEVPWNYSEPTLLIGEKKVPKKEVDAITRSGRIIGEPAVDESSKAKEGATPTKPIVTDEEAFNFLKMLKKSEYKVVEQLNKMPAQISMLNLLLTSELHREALVKVLTEAQVPKNIPIDKFANVVEHVLASSRISFSDEDLTAEGIGHNKALYISVRCNGKLLPKVLIDNGSALNICPWDTLVKLGFQETKLRPSTTVVRGFDGAKSEPMGEVDLVIEIGPAQFQVMCQVMNFSSVYNILLGRPWIHTSGAIPSSLHQLLRFVVNDQLITVFAEDDCTMIVNSGPNEEDSKTSLLSSHHVADIVSVGWISKEKPVAEMNLPEASVMMAKEMIRGRYEMGKGLGRNLQGVLEPIELQGKKDTFGLGFQPTARDKKEMMNRKKAEKEGRQLIMNIPPLYCTFPYPSEVIKSEVDPIEEVEVGLSELFVGVISEREPLEDPGFPEVPIEAMKNWTQIQDESDNEEESESLLKDFEQYEEKSKPNLEETEAVNIGTETEVKEIKVSIHLNKKQRKEMIEFLTMFQDVFAWSYDDMPGISTDIVVHRLPTDPSFPPVKQKPRKFKPDMSLKIKEQIEKQLNARIIMVSHYPIWLSNPVPVPKKSGEVRVCVDYRDLNKASPKDDFPLPNIHILLDNTAGHEIESFADCFAGYHQILMAEEDREKTAFITPWGTFCYRVMPFGLKNAGATYQRTMTTLFHDMIHKEMEVYVDDIIIKSERTEDHLIDLGRLFERLRKYDLKLNPAKCAFGAPAGKLLGFIVSKKGIEIDPAKIKAIREMPVPRTQKDVKSFLGKINFIGRFIAQLTHTCEPLFKLLKKNVSLQWNEECQQAFDKIKDYLLHPPVLVPPKPGRPLIMYLSVLDEAMGCVLGQHDESGKREQAIYYLSKKFTAYEANYSFLERSCCALAWAVQKLRHYLLSHTTYLISRSDPLKYLLGKPMPTGRMAKWQMILSEFDIIFTTQKAIKGQAVADHLAENPLKDDYQPLHTYFPDEEALFVGIAEDMNDQCPEWRLFFDGASNSFGAGIGAVLVSPEGKHYPGSAKLRFSCTNNMAEYEACIFGLKMALEMEIKDLLVFSDSDLLVHQTLKEWITRDSKILPYHCNLLELANKFRSLEFRHIPRVRNVFADALATLSSMIQHPDELIIEPIQIHLQGKPAHCLVVEKSSDGRPWYNDIKEFLKTGSYPSGADMTAKSFLRRLSSKFFLNGEVVYRRTSDLGLLRCVDEDEAEYLMKEVHSGVCGSHMNGHLLAKKIMRTGYFWLTMEHDCIVFVRKCIKCQLHGDVTHTPPTELHSITAPWPCSMWGMDVIGAIDPPASNGHRFILVAIEYFTKWVEAESYKHVTKKVVTDFLRKNIICRFGVPETLITDNAKNLNNDMVDGLCAQFKIKHRNSSIYRPQMNGAVEAANKNLKKIIRKMIERHRDWHEKLPYALMAYRTVIRTSTGTTPYNLMYGMEAVLPAEVEIPSLRILMEAKLEEAEWIQQRHEQLSLIDEKRLNAICHGQCYQKRVARAYNKRVRPRVFTEGDKVLKHILPAQEEAKGKFAPNWQGPFIVQKVLPGGALILAEMDGTISNQVAHDVKNIFAYFAREELLY comes from the exons ATGCAGTTGCCGGTGGGTTTCAAAGCACCCAAATTTACCAAGTACGACGGAACGGGGAATCCCAAAACCCACCTTCGGATATTTGCAAACAAGCTGGGAAGACCAATAGACGATGAGAATCTGCCAGTACGCTTATTTCCCGAGAGTTTAGAAGGCGACGCGTTGGATTGGTATTCCACTTTGAAGCCTGAAGATATGAAATCTTGGATGGATTTATCGACTGCTTTTGTGAGGCAGTATGAATATAATTGTGAGCTCGCTCCGACGAGGACCACATTGGAGGGGACCAAGAGGAAGCCATCGGAGGACCATAAGACATATgcgaagagatggaggaaattggCCGCCAAAGTGGAGCCGCCTATGACTGAAAATGAGATTGTTCGCACGTTTATTAAAGCTCATGACCCACCCTACTTTGAAGagattttccgtatgactgggtgttcctttgctgaaattgttaacaaattgGAAGAGTATGACGAGTTTATAAGGGCAGGCAAGATTGTTAATGTTTCAGCTTTAAAGTCACAGTTGGAAGCTATGCAGAGTCAGAGTGGCAGTAGTAAAAAGGCTCAATTTAAGAAGAAAGATGAGGAAGCCTCTTTTGTCTGGGACCAGGGTTTTTCTTCTCGGCCTAGATACCAACAAAATCCCACCTACTCACCTTGTTACTTATATCAACCACACCCACGCCCTGTTTACAATACCACTATCAACCACCCCCGTCCTCGACCAAATTATCCAAACACACCATCGACGCCATTTCATGTTTCCCCACCAAACTTGCAAATTAGACCTCGCCCTCCTTTTAACCCAAGACCTATTCCATCTCCTAACCCAAGTTACCAGTACCAACAAACTCGTGACACCCAAAATCCAACTCCATACCGAACCTTTACCAATCTAGGTCGACCTGTTGACCAGTTATATGAGCAATTAAAAGCTGCTGGGAAGATTGGTACGGTACCCCCTAAGACCTATCCCAGGGGATTTCCCCCTGGTTATGATCCTCAATCGTTTTGCGCTTATCATTCGGGATCCCCTGGACATCCGACGGCCAATTGCTGGGCACTTaagcataaaattcaagatatgattgatgCTGGAGACATAATTCTGAAAAGGAAAGATGAACAAGGGCCAAGTGTTAGCAACAATCCTTTTCCTCAGCACAAGGATACTGTGGGGACTATCACCATAGAGGAAGGGATTGAGGACCCTACACAGTACATTGTAGACGAGGCCGAGATCATGGGGGTCATTGGAGAACCGTTTATATTGGAGGAGGAAGCCTATAAAGTTGAAGAGAATACTGATCCTTTTATTTTGGAAATGATACCCTTCGAATGTGAGCCTTCGGAACTCGTGGTACTTGAATTGCCTGAGCAAACTCCTGTTCTTAATTTACAAGAGGTCCCGTGGAATTATAGCGAACCTACACTGTTAATTGGAGAGAAGAAGGTGCCTAAGAAGGAAGTGGATGCCATCACTAGATCAGGGAGAATCATAGGGGAGCCTGCAGTTGATGAGTcctcaaaagcaaaagaaggtGCTACACCAACGAAACCCATAGTGACGGATGAAGAGGCTTTTAATTTCCTTAAGATGTTAAAGAAGAGTGAGTATAAGGTAGTCGAGCAATTGAACAAGATGCCCGCTCAAATTTCCATGTTAAATCTGCTCTTAACCTCGGAACTTCACCGAGAGGCCCTGGTCAAGGTCTTAACTGAGGCTCAAGTGCCTAAAAATATTCCAATTGACAAATTCGCCAATGTAGTTGAACATGTTTTGGCTTCCAGTCGGATTTCTTTTTCTGATGAAGATCTAACTGCCGAGGGGATTGGACACAACAAAGCTTTGTATATCTCAGTCCGCTGTAACGGGAAACTCTTGCCAAAGGTTCTGATAGACAATGGCTCCGCTCTCAATATCTGCCCTTGGGATACTTTGGTTAAGTTAGGATTTCAAGAGACTAAATTGCGGCCGTCAACCACTGTGGTGAGAGGATTTGATGGCGCAAAAAGTGAACCAATGGGGGAAGTGGATTTAGTGATCGAAATCGGACCTGCCCAGTTTCAGGTCATGTGCCAAGTCATGAATTTTTCAAGTGTTTATAACATTCTCCTTGGACGGCCTTGGATTCACACCTCGGGCGCTATACCCTCTTCACTTCATCAGTTGCTAAGGTTTGTGGTGAATGATCAATTGATCACAGTTTTTGCAGAGGATGATTGCACAATGATTGTTAACTCTGGACCAAATGAGGAGGATAGTAAAACATCTCTGCTTTCTTCTCATCATGTGGCTGACATTGTTTCCGTAGGATGGATATCTAAGGAGAAGCCCGTGGCGGAAATGAATCTGCCAGAAGCTAGTGttatgatggctaaagagatgatTCGAGGAAGATATGAGATGGGCAAGGGCCTCGGGCGCAACCTGCAGGGAGTTTTGGAGCCAATAGAACTTCAAGGAAAGAAGGATACTTTCGGATTAGGGTTTCAACCTACTGCCAGGGATAAAAAAGAAATGATGAATCGTAAAAAGGCGGAGAAGGAAGGAAGGCAGCTTATCATGAATATCCCACCATTGTATTGTACTTTTCCTTACCCATCAGAGGTGATCAAATCTGAAGTAGACCCGATCGAGGAAGTGGAGGTTGGGTTATCTGAGCTATTTGTGGGGGTTATTTCTGAAAGGGAGCCGTTGGAGGACCCAGGATTTCCAGAGGTGCCTATTGAAGCAATGAAGAACTGGACCC AAATTCAAGACGAGAGCGATAACGAGGAAGAATCTGAATCTTTATTAAAGGattttgaacaatatgaggagaaatccaaaccGAACTTAGAAGAAACAGAAGCTGTAAATATTGGCACTGAGACTGAAGTTAAGGAGATAAAAGTTAGCATTCATTTGAATAAGAAACAGAGAAAAGAGATGATTGAGTTCTTGACCATGTTTCAAGATGTATTTGcctggtcctatgatgatatgccAGGAATTTCAACAGATATAGTGGTCCACCGATTACCGACTGATCCAAGTTTTCCACCAGTAAAGCAGAAACCTCGCAAGTTTAAGCCGGACATGAGCCTCAAAATTAAGGAGCAAATCGAGAAACAGCTCAATGCTAGAATTATTATGGTGTCTCATTATCCCATTTGGCTTTCAAACCCTGTACCTGTTCCGAAGAAAAGTGGAGAAGTGCGAGTATGTGTCGATTACAGGGATCTTAACAAGGCCAGCCCGAAAGATGATTTTCCATTGCCGAACattcatattcttttggatAATACTGCAGGGCATGAGATTGAATCATTTGCTGATTGTTTTGCTGGATATCACCAGATCTTAATGGCTGAGGAGGATAGGGAGAAAACTGCTTTTATCACGCCATGGGGGACATTTTGTTACCGAGTAATGCCGTTTGGACTAAAAAATGCAGGCGCTACTTATCAAAGGACTATGACCACCCTTTTTCATGATATGATTCATAAGGAGATGGAGGTTTATGTGGACGATATCATTATCAAATCCGAGAGAACGGAGGATCATTTGATTGACTTGGGGAGGTTATTTGAAAGATTGAGGAAATATGATTTAAAACTAAACCCTGCAAAGTGTGCATTTGGGGCCCCTGCCGGAAAGTTATTGGGATTCATTGTCAGTAAGAAGGGTATTGAGATAGATCCGGCAAAGATTAAGGCCATTCGTGAGATGCCAGTGCCAAGAACGCAAAAAGACGTGAAGAGTTTTTTAGGAAAGATTAATTTTATTGGGAGATTCATTGCCCAATTGACCCATACGTGTGAGCCTTTGTTCaaattattaaagaaaaatgtgTCCTTGCAATGGAATGAGGAATGCCAGCaagcgtttgataaaattaaagatTACCTGTTGCACCCCCCGGTTTTAGTGCCACCCAAACCCGGGCGACCTTTGATCATGTATCTGTCGGTGTTGGACGAAGCTATGGGGTGTGTATTGGGACAACATGACGAATCGGGGAAGAGGGAGCAAGCTATCTATTACCTTAGTAAGAAGTTCACTGCGTATGAGGCCAACTATTCTTTTCTTGAGAGGAGTTGCTGTGCTCTAGCTTGGGCCGTCCAAAAATTGAGACATTACTTGCTCAGTCATACTACTTACCTTATTTCCCGCTCCGaccctttgaaatatttgttggGAAAGCCTATGCCGACGGGACGTATGGCGAAATGGCAGATGATTCTTTCGGAATTTGACATTATTTTCACTACTCAAAAGGCCATCAAAGGCCAGGCTGTGGCCGACCATTTAGCTGAAAATCCGCTGAAAGATGACTATCAACCACTTCACACTTATTTTCCGGATGAGGAGGCCTTGTTCGTGGGTATAGCAGAAGATATGAATGATCAATGCCCGGAGTGGAGGTTGTTCTTTGACGGTGCATCAAATTCCTTCGGGGCCGGTATTGGAGCTGTTCTAGTATCGCCTGAAGGAAAACATTACCCTGGTTCGGCCAAACTCCGATTTTCCTGTACtaacaacatggctgaatatgaagcttgcatttttgggttaaaaatggCATTAGAAATGGAGATTAAGGATTTACTAGtattcagtgattcagatttgcttgTACATCAGACTCTTAAGGAGTGGATTACTCGGGATTCAAAGATCTTGCCCTATCATTGCAACTTACTGGAGTTAGCCAATAAATTTAGGAGTTTGGAGTTTCGGCATATTCCCCGTGTCAGAAATGTCTTCGCCGATGCATTGGCCACTTTATCTTCAATGATCCAACATCCGGATGAGTTAATAATTGAACCCATCCAGATTCATCTACAAGGGAAACCTGCTCACTGCCTAGTTGTGGAAAAGTCTTCCGATGGCCGTCCCTGGTACAATGATATCaaggaatttctcaaaacaGGATCCTACCCATCTGGGGCTGATATGACTGCCAAAAGTTTCTTGCGTAGATTATCATCTAAATTCTTCTTGAATGGAGAAGTAGTATACAGAAGAACGTCGGATTTGGGCCTTCTGAGGTGTGTTGACGAAGATGAAGCGGAATACCTGATGAAAGAAGTACATAGTGGAGTGTGTGGATCACATATGAATGGCCATTTATTAGCAAAGAAGATCATGAGGACTGGATATTtttggcttactatggagcatgattgtatagttTTTGTTAGGAAATGCATCAAGTGTCAATTGCATGGAGATGTTACGCACACTCCCCCTACAGAATTACACAGTATAACTGCTCCTTGGCCATGTTCGATGTGGGGTATGGATGTGATCGGAGCCATTGACCCTCCCGCTTCAAATGGGCATCGGTTTATTCTGGTGGCAATTGAATACTTTACTAAGTGGGTCGAAGCTGAGTCTTATAAACATGTGACTAAGAAGGTGGTAACAGACTTTCTAAGAAAGAATATCATTTGTCGTTTCGGAGTGCCGGAGACATTAATCACTGATAATGCCAAAAATCTcaacaatgacatggtggatGGTTTGTGCGCACAGTTCAAAATCAAGCATCGAAACTCCTCTATTTATAGGCCACAAATGAATGGAGCAGTAGAGGCTGCGAATAAGAACTTGAAGAAAATAATCCGTAAGATGATTGAGAGACACcgtgattggcatgaaaagctCCCTTATGCGTTAATGGCATATAGAACTGTTATTCGGACTTCTACTGGGACGACTCCCTACaatctcatgtatggaatggaagcggTTTTACCAGCCGAAGTCGAAATCCCTTCTTTGCGTATTTTAATGGAGGCCAAACTGGAGGAGGCTGAATGGATTCAACAACGTCACGAGCAGTTGTCTTTAATCGATGAGAAAAGGTTAAATGCCATTTGTCATGGTCAATGCTATCAAAAAAGGGTAGCCCGTGCTTACAATAAGAGGGTCAGACCACGGGTGTTCACAGAAGGAGATAAAGTGTTGAAACACATTTTGCCAGCACAAGAGGAAGCTAAGGGGAAATTTGCACCAAATTGGCAAGGCCCTTTTATTGTCCAGAAAGTTTTGCCCGGAGGAGCGCTCATTCTTGCAGAAATGGATGG GACAATTTCTAATCAGGTGGCACATGATGTCAAAAACATCTTCGCCTATTTTGCAAGGGAAGAATTGTTATACTGA